The Acidobacteriota bacterium genome has a segment encoding these proteins:
- a CDS encoding sodium-translocating pyrophosphatase — protein sequence MNLLGLARHGLNSFEQIAICGVMLTAFISLWYAWMLRKTVIKKDKGTDKMQEVWNAIRIGAESYLKTQLRKILPIIGILTVALFLSVYVVPASAEAIAEFGAGKAKIIIAIGRTIAFIMGASFSLLVGQLGMRMAIQANVRAASAARRGFNEALSIAYYAGTITGMLTDGLGLFGGTLIFMVFGKAAPDALLGFGFGGTLLALFMRVGGGIYTKAADVGADLVGKVEKDIPEDDPRNAAVVADLVGDNVGDCAGMAADIFESYEVTIVSGLILGLALMALDPSHALKWIVYPLIIRAIGVISSILGTFTVPIWERFPLKFLRAKDAEEAMFRSYEVSSVNTIVWSFIVAIFYAGDWRLAVLTSVGVGLAVSFNPLTSYFTATRKPPVQEIVRATKTGPATTILSGLSVGMESSVWAVFIIAISFMVALVLYSPAGPLYVLYGVAMIGIGMLSHTGNNVAMDSYGPISDNANGIAEMSWHDQTDAETVKARQIMADLDAVGNTTKAITKGVAIASAVIAAISLFASYITDVGKVQLQIGVQHIMTAIRVSDTKVFIGLLLGGALPWLFSSLSIRAVTRAAGLIVEEVRRQFKIPGLMEGKVKPDYARVVGISTAAAQKELVPLALISVLMPLIIGLTLQVEALGGFLAGIILSGQLLAVFMSNAGGAWDNAKKCIEDEPRDLAACTGKGSERHKAGVVGDTVGDPLKDTAGPSLNPMIKVTNMVSLLAAPIIVKYSKMTPGLAVVVAVLIAATIWAVGRSKREAPSLFVEDQPKTAKK from the coding sequence ATGAATCTCTTGGGGCTCGCCCGCCACGGGCTGAACTCGTTCGAACAGATCGCCATCTGCGGCGTCATGCTGACGGCCTTCATCAGCCTCTGGTATGCCTGGATGCTGCGCAAGACCGTCATCAAGAAGGACAAGGGCACGGATAAGATGCAGGAGGTCTGGAACGCCATCCGCATCGGCGCCGAGAGCTACCTGAAGACGCAGCTGCGCAAGATCCTGCCGATCATCGGGATCCTGACCGTGGCCCTGTTCCTCAGCGTCTACGTCGTGCCCGCGAGCGCCGAGGCGATCGCCGAGTTCGGCGCCGGCAAGGCCAAGATCATCATCGCCATCGGGCGGACGATCGCCTTCATCATGGGCGCGTCCTTCTCCCTGCTGGTCGGCCAGCTGGGCATGCGCATGGCCATCCAGGCCAACGTGCGGGCGGCCTCGGCGGCCCGGCGGGGCTTCAACGAGGCCCTGTCGATCGCCTACTACGCCGGGACGATCACGGGCATGCTGACGGACGGCCTGGGGCTGTTCGGCGGCACGCTGATCTTCATGGTCTTCGGCAAGGCCGCGCCCGACGCCCTGCTCGGCTTCGGCTTCGGCGGCACGCTGCTGGCCCTGTTCATGCGGGTCGGCGGCGGCATCTACACCAAGGCCGCCGACGTCGGCGCCGACCTCGTCGGCAAGGTCGAGAAGGACATCCCCGAGGACGACCCCCGGAACGCGGCCGTCGTGGCCGACCTCGTCGGCGACAACGTCGGCGACTGCGCCGGCATGGCCGCCGATATCTTCGAGTCCTACGAGGTGACCATCGTCTCCGGGCTGATCCTGGGGCTGGCCCTGATGGCCCTCGACCCGAGCCACGCCCTGAAGTGGATCGTCTATCCCCTGATCATCCGGGCCATCGGCGTCATCTCCTCGATCCTGGGCACGTTCACGGTCCCGATCTGGGAGCGCTTCCCGCTCAAGTTCCTGCGGGCCAAGGACGCCGAAGAGGCCATGTTCCGGTCCTACGAGGTCTCGAGCGTCAACACCATCGTGTGGTCGTTCATCGTGGCCATCTTCTACGCCGGCGACTGGCGGCTGGCCGTGCTGACCTCGGTCGGCGTCGGCCTGGCCGTGAGCTTCAACCCCCTGACCTCGTACTTCACGGCCACCCGCAAGCCCCCGGTCCAGGAGATCGTCCGGGCGACCAAGACCGGGCCGGCGACGACCATCCTGTCCGGCCTGAGCGTCGGCATGGAATCGAGCGTCTGGGCCGTCTTCATCATCGCCATCAGCTTCATGGTCGCCCTCGTCCTCTACAGCCCGGCCGGTCCTCTCTATGTCCTCTACGGCGTGGCCATGATCGGCATCGGCATGCTCAGCCACACCGGCAACAACGTGGCCATGGACTCCTACGGGCCGATCTCGGACAACGCCAACGGCATCGCCGAGATGTCCTGGCACGACCAGACCGACGCCGAGACGGTCAAGGCCCGCCAGATCATGGCCGACCTCGACGCCGTGGGCAACACGACCAAGGCCATCACCAAGGGCGTGGCCATCGCCTCGGCGGTCATCGCGGCGATCAGCCTGTTCGCCTCCTACATCACCGATGTCGGGAAGGTCCAGCTGCAGATCGGCGTCCAGCACATCATGACCGCCATCCGCGTGTCCGACACCAAGGTCTTCATCGGGCTGCTGCTCGGCGGCGCCCTGCCCTGGCTCTTCAGCTCGCTGTCGATCCGGGCCGTCACCCGGGCGGCCGGGCTCATCGTCGAGGAGGTCCGGCGCCAGTTCAAGATCCCCGGCCTGATGGAGGGCAAGGTCAAGCCGGACTACGCCCGGGTCGTCGGCATCTCGACGGCCGCGGCGCAGAAGGAGCTCGTGCCGCTGGCCCTGATCTCGGTCTTGATGCCGCTGATCATCGGCCTGACCCTGCAGGTCGAGGCCCTGGGCGGGTTCCTGGCCGGCATCATCCTGAGCGGTCAGCTCCTGGCCGTGTTCATGTCCAACGCCGGCGGCGCCTGGGACAACGCCAAGAAGTGCATCGAGGACGAGCCCCGGGACCTCGCGGCCTGCACCGGCAAGGGCTCGGAGCGCCACAAGGCGGGCGTCGTCGGCGACACGGTCGGCGACCCGCTCAAGGACACGGCCGGGCCGTCGCTCAACCCGATGATCAAGGTGACCAACATGGTCAGCCTGCTGGCCGCGCCGATCATCGTCAAGTACAGCAAGATGACGCCCGGGCTGGCCGTGGTCGTCGCCGTGCTCATCGCCGCGACGATCTGGGCCGTCGGCCGCAGCAAGCGCGAAGCCCCCTCGCTCTTCGTCGAGGATCAGCCCAAGACCGCCAAGAAGTGA
- a CDS encoding carboxypeptidase regulatory-like domain-containing protein, translated as MKKAAVVLAVFMLALSLSAQGRTGVLQGRTVGKDGKPLAGVKVTLSRPLAADSTLTTGAAGAFRFPAVFPASDYTLKAELNDFKTLVRSGIIIEAGGRLSLDLVLQPGKPGETVNVTAPVPAVDPARFARGESFGPEILQALPTTRDPWDVVKLAPGTLLDRENVAGSESGLQARVLAKGDYKNGGADTWTIDGIDVTDPVDRGASSIHYDFDAIDTIQVTTGGAADVTQQTAGVAVNILSRRPGNRLAGTVRFFLTGDAFQSSNLTTSLKSAGVSNINKIQQFRDYGASVGGPVVKNRLWLWAGFGVQDLFAYTIYNTQDRVQFHDYSFKLNAEILTGNRFEALLTTSQEERFGINADAAKPEGDHRRGRYSLGNPIFKLQDEQVLGQDLYLSAKFTWANTGTTTRPMIDEDMTNPVVWDVTNGLYVPFSSEYGRSWDYAVSTRSRKDTQLDVRLYRDSFLGLSHEFKAGFAFTDKKTTSVSGYPQHYEIFRNFNEPLIDLGEGLVVPPAAWQRFVFNRENREIDLLGQAAVYLQDTVTKGRFTLRLGLRYDHQNPSLGATGIASVVSSYTNIFDQDLITGLTNYLPSLTVKAIDPKYEWSNWSPRLGLSWDLKGDGKTILRLSLAQYGDLLTPGANVPRPLGLTGGLGFWWKDTDADGLADPDEAYWQYSSTYAETPNQLYALFDSNGVLTPAAVAALEGGFASDAYLAGNYWGYDWSDKEAVNYDNLTTFYRSDIDPNVKSVKTSPRTREVMLGLEKELRPNLAASVTATYRRYDNYDWAKLYYPADIYPGTPDLVVDNTGTWYAAAGTIPATITAGDETIDMGDAAGRTWYLPIASFPGSTPYRMVDKSTSYRDYIGLDLTLTKRLSNRWFLDSSLTLQDQRVHWGKSYLDPTNQWALDGKPYGNWSDSYNGKISAQMFARWIAKISALYQLPLGIDASATLYAREGWKIPHYITFAYENSENWPGLYRANTIYLQAATKDSLPAMVELSFRLEKSFAVGSSRMWIMADVFNLLNRATVNRATDANFGVYYVDTQTYAASPYNRVYNEILNPRTIRLGLRFEF; from the coding sequence TTGAAAAAAGCCGCGGTAGTCCTTGCTGTATTCATGCTCGCGCTCTCCCTGTCGGCACAGGGCCGGACGGGCGTTCTCCAGGGCCGGACCGTCGGTAAGGACGGCAAGCCGCTGGCCGGGGTCAAGGTCACCCTCTCGCGGCCCCTGGCCGCCGACTCGACCTTAACCACCGGGGCCGCGGGCGCGTTCCGCTTCCCAGCGGTCTTTCCCGCTTCGGACTACACCCTCAAGGCCGAGCTGAACGATTTTAAGACCCTCGTCCGCTCCGGGATCATCATCGAGGCCGGCGGCCGTCTGTCCTTGGATCTCGTCCTCCAGCCGGGCAAGCCCGGGGAAACGGTCAACGTGACCGCCCCCGTCCCGGCCGTCGATCCGGCCCGTTTCGCCCGGGGCGAATCCTTCGGCCCCGAGATCCTCCAAGCCCTGCCCACGACCCGCGACCCCTGGGACGTCGTCAAGCTCGCCCCCGGCACCCTCCTCGACCGGGAGAATGTCGCCGGCAGCGAATCGGGCCTGCAGGCCCGCGTCCTGGCCAAGGGCGACTACAAGAACGGCGGGGCCGACACCTGGACGATCGACGGCATCGACGTCACGGACCCCGTCGACAGGGGCGCGTCTTCCATCCACTACGACTTCGACGCCATCGACACGATCCAGGTCACGACCGGAGGCGCGGCCGACGTCACCCAGCAGACGGCCGGGGTCGCCGTCAACATCCTGAGCCGCCGCCCCGGCAACAGGCTCGCCGGCACGGTCCGCTTCTTCCTGACCGGCGACGCTTTCCAGTCGAGCAACCTGACGACCTCGCTCAAGTCGGCGGGCGTCTCCAACATCAACAAGATCCAGCAGTTCCGCGACTACGGCGCCAGCGTGGGAGGGCCCGTCGTCAAGAACCGGCTCTGGCTCTGGGCCGGCTTCGGGGTCCAGGACCTGTTCGCCTATACGATCTACAACACCCAGGATCGGGTCCAGTTCCACGACTACAGCTTCAAGCTCAACGCCGAGATCCTCACCGGCAACCGGTTCGAGGCCCTGCTCACCACGAGCCAGGAAGAACGGTTCGGCATCAACGCCGACGCCGCCAAGCCCGAAGGCGACCACCGGAGGGGCCGCTACAGCCTGGGCAACCCCATCTTCAAGCTGCAGGACGAGCAGGTCCTCGGCCAGGACCTCTACCTGTCCGCCAAGTTCACCTGGGCCAACACGGGCACGACGACCAGGCCGATGATCGACGAGGACATGACCAACCCCGTCGTCTGGGACGTCACCAACGGTCTCTACGTCCCCTTCTCCTCGGAATACGGCCGGTCCTGGGACTACGCCGTTTCGACGCGGTCCCGGAAAGACACCCAGCTCGACGTCCGGCTCTACAGGGACAGCTTCCTCGGCCTGAGCCACGAGTTCAAGGCCGGCTTCGCGTTTACCGACAAGAAGACCACCAGCGTCTCTGGCTATCCCCAGCATTACGAGATCTTCCGGAACTTCAACGAGCCGCTCATCGACCTCGGCGAAGGCCTGGTCGTGCCGCCCGCGGCCTGGCAGCGCTTCGTCTTCAATCGCGAGAACCGCGAGATCGATCTGCTCGGGCAGGCCGCGGTCTATCTGCAGGACACCGTCACCAAGGGGCGGTTCACCCTGCGGCTGGGCCTGCGCTACGACCACCAGAACCCGTCCCTGGGCGCGACCGGCATCGCCTCCGTCGTCTCGAGCTATACGAACATCTTCGACCAGGACCTGATCACCGGCCTGACCAACTACCTGCCGTCCCTCACGGTCAAGGCCATCGACCCGAAGTACGAGTGGAGCAATTGGTCGCCCCGGCTCGGGCTGAGCTGGGACCTCAAGGGCGACGGAAAGACCATCCTCAGGCTATCCCTGGCCCAGTACGGCGACCTCCTGACCCCGGGCGCCAACGTCCCCCGGCCCCTGGGCCTGACCGGCGGGCTGGGCTTCTGGTGGAAGGACACGGACGCGGACGGGCTGGCCGATCCGGACGAGGCTTACTGGCAGTACTCCTCGACCTATGCCGAGACCCCGAACCAGCTCTATGCCCTGTTCGACTCGAACGGCGTCCTGACCCCCGCGGCCGTGGCCGCGCTCGAGGGCGGGTTCGCGAGCGACGCCTATCTCGCCGGCAACTACTGGGGCTACGACTGGTCCGACAAGGAGGCCGTCAACTACGACAACCTGACGACCTTCTACCGCAGCGACATCGATCCCAACGTCAAGAGCGTCAAGACCTCGCCCCGGACGCGCGAGGTCATGCTCGGCCTCGAGAAGGAGCTCCGCCCGAACCTGGCCGCCTCGGTCACGGCTACTTACAGGCGCTACGACAACTACGACTGGGCCAAGCTCTACTACCCGGCCGACATCTACCCCGGGACCCCGGACCTGGTCGTCGACAACACGGGGACCTGGTACGCGGCCGCCGGCACCATCCCGGCCACGATCACGGCCGGCGACGAAACGATCGACATGGGCGACGCGGCCGGCCGGACCTGGTACCTGCCGATCGCCTCGTTCCCCGGCAGCACGCCCTACCGGATGGTCGACAAGAGCACGAGCTACCGGGACTACATCGGCCTCGACCTGACGCTGACCAAGCGCCTGTCCAACCGCTGGTTCCTGGACTCGTCCCTGACCCTGCAGGACCAGCGCGTCCATTGGGGCAAATCGTACCTCGACCCGACCAACCAGTGGGCCCTCGACGGCAAGCCTTACGGCAACTGGTCCGACTCCTACAACGGCAAGATCTCCGCGCAGATGTTCGCCCGCTGGATCGCCAAGATCAGCGCCCTTTACCAGCTGCCCCTGGGCATCGACGCCTCGGCGACGCTCTACGCCCGGGAGGGCTGGAAGATCCCCCACTACATCACCTTCGCCTACGAGAACAGCGAGAACTGGCCGGGGCTCTACCGGGCCAACACGATCTACCTGCAGGCGGCGACCAAGGACAGCCTGCCGGCCATGGTCGAGCTCAGCTTCCGCCTCGAGAAGAGCTTCGCCGTCGGCTCCAGCCGGATGTGGATCATGGCCGACGTCTTCAACCTGCTCAACCGGGCCACGGTCAACCGGGCCACGGACGCGAACTTCGGGGTCTATTACGTCGACACGCAGACCTACGCGGCCAGCCCGTACAACCGCGTCTACAACGAGATCCTCAACCCGCGGACGATCCGGCTCGGCCTGCGGTTCGAGTTCTGA
- the gatD gene encoding Glu-tRNA(Gln) amidotransferase subunit GatD, with protein MAANDDYKGYRGEALSTLRNFGALVWSDVEIRTSRGTYTGIILPRSETADPNHIVIKLRSGYNIGLAARSVEAITISGRKEAHYKIPEKDFPFDPAKPRVKLLGTGGTIASRLDYRTGAVIPAFSPGELYGSVPELADICNLETEKLFGVFSENMGPEQYIATARAIGREIEKGVQGIVIGHGTDTMHHTAAILSFMVQDPPVPIVMVGSQRSSDRPSSDAALNLMHSVKTAAESDIAEVMVCMFGPTSDMYGLLHRGTRVRKMHSSYRSTFRTIGDIPIAMVSREKITPLRHDYKRRRADRNVRIDTSFDDRVSIVYYYPNMKPDIIDSLVDNGYRGIVIAGTGLGHVNKPLYPALKRARDKGVAVFMTVQTLWGYVQMYVYDTGRDMMELGVIPAANMLPEVAYVKLAWALGKATDLEEVRRIMLTPIAGEITEREPENGYLIFQGGIPEVEEFISTIKK; from the coding sequence ATGGCCGCGAACGACGACTACAAAGGCTACCGGGGCGAGGCCCTGTCCACGCTCCGGAACTTCGGGGCCCTGGTCTGGAGCGATGTCGAGATCAGGACCTCCCGCGGCACATACACCGGCATCATCCTGCCCCGCTCGGAGACGGCCGACCCGAACCACATCGTCATCAAGCTCCGCTCGGGCTACAACATCGGCCTGGCGGCCCGCTCGGTCGAGGCCATCACGATCAGCGGCCGCAAGGAGGCCCACTACAAGATCCCCGAGAAGGACTTCCCCTTCGATCCGGCCAAGCCCAGGGTCAAGCTCCTCGGCACCGGCGGCACGATCGCCAGCCGGCTCGACTACCGGACCGGCGCCGTCATCCCGGCCTTCTCGCCGGGCGAGCTCTACGGCTCGGTGCCCGAGCTGGCCGACATCTGCAACCTCGAGACCGAGAAGCTGTTCGGCGTCTTCAGCGAGAACATGGGCCCCGAGCAGTACATCGCCACGGCCCGGGCCATCGGCCGCGAGATCGAGAAGGGCGTCCAGGGCATCGTCATCGGCCACGGCACGGACACCATGCACCACACCGCGGCCATCCTGTCGTTCATGGTCCAGGATCCGCCGGTGCCCATCGTCATGGTCGGGTCCCAGCGCTCCTCGGACCGGCCCTCGTCCGACGCCGCGCTCAACCTGATGCACAGCGTCAAGACGGCGGCCGAGAGCGACATCGCCGAGGTCATGGTCTGCATGTTCGGGCCGACCTCGGACATGTACGGGCTCCTCCACCGCGGAACGCGAGTCCGCAAGATGCACTCGAGCTACCGCTCGACCTTCCGGACGATCGGCGACATCCCCATCGCCATGGTCAGCCGCGAGAAGATCACGCCCCTGCGCCACGACTACAAGCGCCGCCGGGCCGACCGGAACGTCAGGATCGACACCTCGTTCGACGATCGGGTCTCCATCGTTTATTACTACCCGAACATGAAGCCGGACATCATCGACTCGCTCGTCGACAACGGCTACCGCGGCATCGTCATCGCCGGGACCGGCCTCGGCCACGTCAACAAGCCGCTCTACCCCGCCCTCAAGCGGGCCCGGGACAAGGGCGTGGCCGTCTTCATGACCGTCCAGACGCTCTGGGGCTACGTCCAGATGTACGTCTACGACACGGGCCGCGACATGATGGAGCTCGGGGTCATCCCGGCGGCCAACATGCTGCCCGAGGTCGCCTATGTCAAGCTGGCCTGGGCCCTGGGGAAGGCGACGGACCTAGAGGAGGTCCGCAGGATCATGCTGACGCCGATCGCCGGGGAGATCACGGAGCGCGAGCCGGAGAACGGCTACCTCATCTTCCAGGGCGGCATCCCGGAGGTCGAGGAATTCATCTCGACCATCAAGAAATAG
- the gatE gene encoding Glu-tRNA(Gln) amidotransferase subunit GatE, with amino-acid sequence MSDYRYQFKPFAEMSEADYAEIGFRSGLEIHQQLLTAKKLFCRCPAGRYSDRYDAEILRHMRPTLSELGEYDGTALMEFKTRKEIIYRINRETVCTYEMDDTPPFMIDEQALDIALGVAMLYSLNLVDELHIARKQYLDGSIPTGFQRTTIVGVNGWIPYRDRRISIVQLGLEEDACREVSDVGHRRVYLTDRLGMPLIETVTGPDMRTPQEAAEVAQILRRLVRSTGQVRTGMGAAREDVNVSVRGGTRIEIKGVPRIPRIPLLTYQEAMRQWNLLRLREELRGRGITSETFQSGSEDVTRVLQKTSYQPIRDAIDGGAAASAVVLRGFRELLSWQTQTNTRFSREISDRVRVVACLTKLPNIIHSDSLSETLSSSRWEAVRKAVRATGDDTVVVVWGPAGDVKTAVQEIVIRAREAVIGVPSETRQALRDGTNGFERILPGPDRMYPDTDLPPKQVTEDRLARIRRGLPVPIWTREAWYRELGLPADVVEPLAVSREAGLFEVLVRDWGLDPTAAAVALVQFPKRLRSNGRNTALLTEDALRRILALFRDRRISRDGVFALMERVAAGGALPETGEVRPATEEEIYAQVADSNAVLRSMKVHNPERKAHILMGLVMTALRGRVEGAAVLERVTDAAEGTC; translated from the coding sequence ATGAGCGATTATCGATACCAGTTCAAGCCCTTCGCCGAGATGTCCGAAGCCGACTACGCCGAAATCGGCTTCCGCTCCGGCCTCGAGATCCACCAGCAGCTCCTGACGGCCAAGAAGCTGTTCTGCCGCTGCCCGGCCGGCCGCTACAGCGACCGATACGACGCCGAGATCCTGCGCCACATGCGGCCGACCCTGTCCGAGCTCGGCGAGTACGACGGCACGGCCCTGATGGAGTTCAAGACCAGGAAGGAGATCATCTACCGGATCAACCGGGAGACCGTCTGCACCTACGAGATGGACGACACGCCGCCGTTCATGATCGACGAGCAGGCCCTCGACATCGCCCTCGGCGTCGCCATGCTCTACAGCCTGAACCTGGTCGACGAGCTCCATATCGCCCGCAAGCAGTACCTCGACGGCAGCATCCCGACCGGCTTCCAGCGGACGACCATCGTCGGCGTCAACGGATGGATCCCTTACCGGGACCGCCGCATCTCCATCGTCCAGCTCGGCCTCGAGGAGGATGCCTGCCGCGAGGTCAGCGACGTCGGCCACCGCCGCGTCTACCTGACCGACCGCCTGGGCATGCCCCTCATCGAGACCGTGACCGGCCCCGACATGCGCACGCCGCAGGAGGCGGCCGAGGTAGCCCAGATCCTGCGCCGGCTCGTCCGCAGCACCGGCCAGGTCCGGACCGGCATGGGCGCCGCCCGCGAGGACGTCAACGTCAGCGTCCGGGGCGGGACCCGCATCGAGATCAAGGGCGTGCCGCGCATCCCGCGCATCCCGCTCCTGACCTATCAGGAGGCCATGCGCCAGTGGAACCTCCTCCGCCTGCGCGAGGAGCTCCGCGGCCGCGGCATCACCTCCGAGACGTTCCAGTCCGGGTCGGAGGACGTCACCCGGGTCCTGCAGAAGACGAGCTACCAGCCCATCCGCGACGCCATCGACGGCGGCGCCGCGGCCTCGGCGGTCGTCCTGCGCGGCTTCCGCGAGCTGCTCAGCTGGCAGACCCAGACGAACACCCGCTTCTCCCGCGAGATCTCCGACCGTGTCCGCGTCGTCGCCTGCCTGACCAAGCTGCCCAACATCATCCATTCCGACAGCCTCTCGGAAACGCTCTCCAGCTCCCGCTGGGAGGCCGTGCGCAAGGCCGTTCGCGCGACCGGGGACGACACCGTGGTCGTCGTCTGGGGCCCGGCCGGGGACGTCAAGACCGCGGTCCAGGAGATCGTCATCCGGGCCCGCGAGGCCGTGATCGGCGTCCCCTCCGAGACGCGCCAGGCCCTACGGGACGGCACCAACGGCTTCGAGCGCATCCTGCCCGGCCCGGACCGGATGTACCCGGACACCGACCTGCCGCCCAAGCAGGTCACGGAAGACCGCCTGGCGCGCATCCGCCGGGGCCTGCCCGTTCCCATCTGGACCCGCGAGGCCTGGTACCGGGAGCTCGGCCTGCCCGCCGACGTCGTCGAGCCCCTGGCCGTCTCCCGCGAGGCCGGCCTGTTCGAGGTCCTGGTCAGGGACTGGGGTCTCGACCCGACCGCCGCCGCGGTGGCCCTGGTCCAGTTCCCCAAGCGCCTCAGGTCGAACGGGCGCAACACGGCCCTGCTCACCGAGGACGCGCTGCGCCGGATCCTGGCCCTGTTCCGGGACCGGAGGATCTCGCGCGACGGCGTCTTCGCCCTGATGGAGCGGGTCGCCGCCGGCGGGGCCCTGCCGGAGACAGGCGAGGTCCGGCCGGCGACCGAAGAGGAGATCTACGCCCAGGTCGCGGACTCCAACGCCGTCCTGCGGTCGATGAAGGTCCACAACCCCGAAAGAAAGGCCCACATCCTCATGGGCCTGGTCATGACCGCGCTGCGCGGCCGCGTCGAAGGCGCGGCCGTCCTCGAGCGGGTCACCGACGCCGCCGAAGGGACATGCTGA